The proteins below come from a single Haladaptatus paucihalophilus DX253 genomic window:
- a CDS encoding zinc-dependent alcohol dehydrogenase family protein — translation MKAAVLREYGEPLSIEEVPEPTPDPLGVVIKTEACGICRSDWHAWQGHGEWADDQVPIGQILGHEPAGRVVAVGEQVRDIGEGDRIAVPFNLGRGHCGYCQNGHGNVCENGIALGFEEAAPGAFTDRVDVPSADYNAVHLPESVSPVEMAGLGCRFVTAYHALAHRADLTPGDWVAVHGCGGVGLSAVHVADALGANVIAVDLDADKLDRARDLGADETVLADAETDVPTTIQARLGGADVSIDALGIAETCRNSIDCLRPRGQHVQLGLTTDAERGEVSLPTDAMTMREITFLGSRGMPPSRYDELLRMLERDTLSPGKLVTNTVSLAEVPDRLAAMNDFETSGIEVVEFSASS, via the coding sequence ATGAAAGCCGCTGTGTTGCGCGAGTACGGCGAACCGCTTTCCATCGAGGAGGTGCCGGAACCGACCCCCGACCCGCTCGGCGTCGTCATCAAAACCGAAGCCTGTGGCATCTGTCGAAGCGACTGGCACGCGTGGCAGGGCCACGGCGAGTGGGCCGACGACCAAGTTCCAATCGGGCAAATCCTCGGCCACGAACCCGCCGGACGGGTCGTCGCGGTCGGCGAGCAGGTCCGGGACATCGGCGAGGGGGACCGAATCGCGGTCCCGTTCAATCTCGGCCGAGGCCACTGCGGGTACTGCCAGAACGGCCACGGCAACGTCTGTGAAAACGGCATTGCCCTCGGCTTCGAGGAGGCCGCGCCCGGCGCGTTCACGGACCGGGTCGACGTCCCGTCCGCCGACTACAACGCGGTGCACCTCCCAGAATCCGTCTCGCCGGTCGAGATGGCCGGGTTGGGCTGTCGGTTCGTCACGGCGTACCACGCGCTCGCCCACCGCGCCGACCTAACGCCGGGGGATTGGGTCGCGGTTCACGGGTGTGGCGGCGTCGGCCTCTCGGCGGTTCACGTCGCCGACGCGCTCGGCGCGAACGTCATCGCGGTGGATTTGGACGCCGACAAACTCGACCGCGCGCGAGACCTCGGCGCGGACGAGACGGTGCTCGCCGACGCCGAGACCGACGTTCCGACGACGATTCAGGCGCGACTCGGCGGGGCCGACGTCTCCATCGACGCGCTCGGCATCGCCGAAACGTGTCGGAATTCCATCGACTGCCTCCGCCCGCGCGGTCAACACGTCCAACTCGGGTTGACGACGGACGCGGAACGCGGCGAGGTCTCCCTCCCGACGGACGCGATGACGATGCGCGAAATCACGTTTTTGGGGTCGCGCGGGATGCCGCCGTCCCGCTACGACGAACTGCTTCGCATGCTGGAACGGGACACGCTCTCGCCCGGTAAACTCGTGACGAACACCGTTTCTCTGGCCGAGGTTCCCGACCGCCTCGCCGCCATGAACGACTTCGAAACGTCCGGCATCGAGGTTGTCGAGTTCTCCGCGTCATCGTAG
- a CDS encoding transcriptional regulator — MEKQTLTCLCELPPSAKLVFKVLEYSGAHTQKEIVKRSRLSARTVRSALENLTEIGAVTEEVYIPDARQRLYRLDDTGDWEQVNCLNEVPV; from the coding sequence ATGGAGAAGCAGACCCTGACCTGCCTATGTGAGCTACCGCCGAGCGCGAAGCTCGTGTTCAAAGTGTTGGAGTACAGCGGCGCCCACACGCAGAAGGAAATCGTGAAGCGGTCACGACTTTCGGCGCGAACGGTCAGGAGCGCACTGGAGAACCTGACGGAAATCGGTGCCGTCACCGAGGAAGTGTACATCCCCGACGCCCGACAGCGGCTCTACCGACTGGACGATACGGGCGACTGGGAGCAAGTGAACTGCTTGAACGAAGTGCCGGTGTAG
- a CDS encoding SLC13 family permease: MMQTGLAAVTTDMLVVFAIVLIALVFFATELLPVDVTAILIMVTLMVLEPWTGISTTEGIAGFANEATITVLAMLILSAGVSQTGVVQLLGSRLADFAGSDLRKQLFATIGVAGPASGFVNNTPVVAILVPVITDLAHEGKTSPSKLLIPLSYASMLGGMLTLIGTSTNILASNVTGRLAERTGNARLHAFSMFEFTGLGVIVLVVGGLYLLFVGHRLLPERVPPEEDYIEEYEMENYLTEVEVAEGSPFVDQTVEDAIDEAVFDAEIIQLVRDDETFIEHIGQRTIRAGDVLTLRIDKQTLSTLTTLEHLTLAGTPTEAEIDPGEEQTLVEVVIPSGSSLVGETLSSSTFRERFDAAVLAFRSRGEVIHERLDRVTIRVGDTLLVQASADSIDRLAANRDFIVAHQVSDPDYRTEKIPAALAIIVGVVSLAALGVFPILVTALGGVVAMVATGVLKPGELYESVEWNVIFLLAGVIPLGVALENSGGAELLGGLVAASANYLPVVAVLWIFYIATGLITEVISNNASVVLMIPVAVEAATRIDANPFAFVLAVTFAASTSFLGPVGYQTNLFVYGPGGYKFTDYFRIGAPLQLLLSAVTVAGIVTFWGL, encoded by the coding sequence ATGATGCAGACCGGGTTGGCGGCTGTGACGACGGACATGCTCGTGGTGTTCGCCATCGTCCTCATCGCGCTGGTGTTCTTTGCGACGGAGTTGCTTCCCGTGGACGTGACCGCGATTCTGATAATGGTCACGCTGATGGTGCTCGAACCGTGGACGGGAATCAGCACGACCGAGGGAATCGCCGGGTTCGCAAACGAGGCGACCATCACCGTGCTGGCGATGCTCATCCTCAGCGCCGGCGTCAGCCAAACGGGGGTCGTCCAGTTGCTCGGCAGTCGGCTAGCCGACTTCGCGGGAAGCGACCTCAGAAAACAGCTGTTCGCGACCATCGGCGTCGCCGGACCCGCGTCCGGGTTCGTGAACAACACGCCCGTCGTGGCGATTCTGGTGCCCGTCATCACCGACCTCGCGCACGAGGGGAAGACTTCGCCGTCGAAACTGCTCATCCCGCTCTCCTACGCCTCGATGCTCGGCGGGATGCTCACGCTCATCGGCACCTCGACCAACATCCTCGCCAGCAACGTGACGGGGCGACTCGCCGAGCGAACCGGAAACGCCCGCCTCCACGCCTTCTCGATGTTCGAGTTCACGGGACTCGGCGTCATCGTCCTCGTGGTCGGCGGACTCTACCTGTTGTTCGTCGGCCACCGACTCCTACCCGAACGCGTCCCGCCGGAGGAAGACTACATCGAGGAGTACGAGATGGAAAACTACCTCACGGAAGTCGAAGTGGCCGAGGGGTCGCCGTTCGTCGACCAAACGGTCGAAGACGCCATCGACGAGGCCGTCTTCGACGCCGAGATAATCCAGTTAGTTCGGGACGACGAGACGTTCATCGAACACATCGGTCAGCGGACGATACGCGCCGGTGACGTGCTCACGCTCCGAATCGACAAGCAGACGCTAAGTACGCTCACGACGCTCGAACATCTGACGCTCGCGGGGACGCCGACGGAGGCGGAAATCGACCCCGGCGAGGAACAGACGCTCGTCGAAGTCGTCATTCCCTCCGGGTCCTCGCTCGTCGGGGAGACGCTTTCGAGTTCGACGTTTCGGGAGCGCTTCGACGCCGCGGTCCTCGCCTTCCGGAGCCGCGGCGAGGTCATCCACGAGCGTCTCGACCGGGTGACGATTCGGGTCGGCGACACGCTCCTCGTGCAGGCGTCGGCGGACAGCATCGACCGGCTGGCGGCGAATCGGGATTTCATCGTGGCCCACCAAGTGAGCGACCCGGACTACCGAACCGAGAAGATTCCGGCGGCGCTCGCCATCATCGTCGGGGTCGTCTCGCTCGCCGCGCTCGGGGTCTTCCCGATTCTCGTCACGGCGCTCGGCGGCGTGGTGGCGATGGTCGCCACCGGCGTCCTGAAACCCGGCGAGTTGTACGAATCGGTCGAGTGGAACGTCATCTTCCTGCTGGCGGGCGTCATCCCGCTCGGCGTCGCCCTCGAAAACTCCGGCGGCGCGGAACTGCTCGGCGGCCTCGTCGCGGCCAGCGCGAACTACCTTCCGGTCGTGGCCGTCCTCTGGATATTCTACATCGCCACGGGCCTCATCACGGAGGTCATCAGCAACAACGCCAGCGTCGTCCTGATGATTCCCGTGGCCGTCGAGGCGGCGACCCGAATCGACGCCAACCCGTTCGCGTTCGTCCTCGCGGTGACGTTCGCCGCCTCGACGTCGTTCCTCGGTCCCGTCGGCTATCAGACCAACCTGTTCGTCTACGGGCCGGGCGGCTACAAGTTCACGGACTACTTCCGAATCGGGGCACCGCTCCAACTGCTCCTGTCCGCCGTGACGGTCGCCGGAATCGTGACGTTCTGGGGACTCTGA
- a CDS encoding cation diffusion facilitator family transporter, producing MKIALVINTAFFVVEIAGALYANSLTLLADAGHMLTDSASIVLALFAAWIATLDADSKRTYGYQRAEILAALANGVFLVIIVVYVAYEAVMRFQNPQDVKALPTIVIGVVGLGANLAGAYVLHGGRDSLNVEGVYLHLLTDAAGSLAAIALGVGLYVSDLYVLDPIFSLVIAALVLYSAKDLLIESVNILLQGTPSSVDVDDITGTLSDLDGAIDVHDVHVWALTNRSLACSAHVVVADDADRDAVLDAARHALNERHDIGHATIQVESESGDCETADFDCYPANGGHVAD from the coding sequence TTGAAAATCGCGCTCGTCATCAACACCGCGTTCTTCGTGGTGGAAATCGCCGGGGCGCTGTACGCCAACTCGCTCACGCTCCTCGCGGACGCCGGGCACATGCTCACGGACTCGGCGAGCATCGTCCTCGCGCTCTTCGCCGCGTGGATTGCCACGCTCGATGCGGACTCGAAGCGCACCTACGGCTATCAACGCGCCGAGATTCTCGCCGCGCTGGCGAACGGCGTCTTCCTCGTCATCATCGTCGTCTACGTCGCCTACGAGGCCGTCATGCGGTTCCAGAACCCGCAGGACGTGAAGGCGCTTCCCACAATCGTCATCGGTGTCGTGGGACTCGGCGCGAACCTCGCCGGGGCGTACGTCCTCCACGGCGGCCGGGACAGCCTCAACGTCGAGGGCGTCTACCTCCACCTGCTGACCGACGCCGCCGGAAGCCTCGCCGCCATCGCGCTGGGGGTCGGATTGTACGTCTCCGACCTCTACGTCCTCGACCCGATATTCAGCCTCGTCATCGCCGCGCTCGTCCTGTACTCCGCGAAGGACCTCCTCATCGAGAGCGTCAACATCCTCCTGCAGGGCACGCCGTCCAGCGTGGACGTGGACGACATCACCGGGACGCTCTCCGACCTCGACGGAGCAATCGACGTCCACGACGTGCACGTCTGGGCGCTCACCAACCGCAGTTTGGCCTGTAGCGCCCACGTCGTCGTCGCGGACGACGCGGACCGCGACGCGGTTCTCGACGCCGCCCGCCACGCCCTCAACGAACGCCACGACATCGGTCACGCGACCATCCAAGTCGAGTCCGAGAGCGGCGACTGCGAAACCGCCGACTTCGACTGCTATCCGGCGAACGGCGGCCACGTCGCCGATTGA
- a CDS encoding Eco57I restriction-modification methylase domain-containing protein: MTRHRGAAAGATESVDETVRRALELATDELLVTLEPTAAGPELAFDAALVGVFDRLVTEFAAARDRDRPPFAKGPELRDERVRFDSLSEDANERLHALLDSLAYDSLSFRRLGGAYERSLDYVPEMEDGGIRLTGDATRRVSAGAYYTPNEVVEYAVSRALHGREDARVIDPAMGSGNFLTCAIDRLAESRDEQSERARQFVAENRIFGVDVDPLAVELARSAVWFETGVWPDDTLVVGDALASNPEWMDVAGFDGDGFDAVVGNPPYVRSRHLPAERKDDLRERYDTVTGSFDLYVPFVERMAELGGRVSCIVPNKWTTARYGRPLRNRLLDEHRLVELLDVSNGTVFPDASVYPLVLTFDSGGGPTEEISIRRGESSDGTEETAETTLSRSFVDALGDRVIPVGIDPSFGSLAERLVREFDELGAHVDMTEGIHTGNVREKLVVDEPGPDCEKVVGGGDVSRYRLEWDGDWVRFDPSLIGDGEYGALRDRTVFDGEKLLLRDISDRPVATYDDAGTYALNTLFSVRSRPRSDLPLRYLLAVINATVSACWFQQVYGGTHVSGGYLRFKPMFANRLPIPDGEGERDELVALTERLERLREARADIEIRLPGGDGDEDEEDGSPEGDEGPEEDEGEGDDGPRLGDLVRRVGTDSPLAETTTTRDGLRVGNVSVERGVDELVFSATARYRPAEERATDTWGFAETEPIRALVFEADGREEWRDVLPWYVPRHVESDGFTEEARKTISPLDRLESIRLPSLETATAFAERCRSAAQVDAKIERTDAEIDRLVSRAYGLSADEIELVERLVN; the protein is encoded by the coding sequence ATGACCCGGCACCGTGGAGCGGCCGCGGGTGCTACGGAATCGGTGGACGAGACCGTCCGGCGCGCCCTCGAACTCGCCACGGACGAATTGCTCGTGACGCTCGAACCGACAGCGGCGGGACCGGAACTGGCGTTCGACGCCGCCCTCGTCGGTGTGTTCGACCGCCTCGTCACCGAATTCGCGGCGGCACGCGACCGCGACCGACCGCCGTTTGCGAAGGGGCCGGAACTCCGGGACGAGCGGGTGCGCTTCGACTCGCTGTCGGAGGACGCGAACGAACGATTGCACGCGCTGTTGGACTCGCTGGCGTACGATTCGCTGTCGTTTCGGCGACTCGGTGGTGCGTACGAGCGGTCGCTCGATTACGTACCCGAGATGGAAGACGGCGGGATTCGTCTCACGGGAGACGCGACGCGGCGGGTGTCCGCGGGAGCGTACTACACGCCGAACGAGGTGGTCGAATACGCGGTTTCGCGGGCGCTCCACGGACGGGAGGACGCCCGAGTCATCGACCCCGCGATGGGGAGCGGAAACTTTCTGACCTGCGCCATCGACCGGTTGGCCGAATCCCGCGACGAGCAGAGCGAGCGAGCCCGTCAGTTCGTCGCGGAGAACCGCATCTTCGGGGTGGACGTGGACCCGCTGGCCGTCGAACTCGCACGGTCGGCCGTGTGGTTCGAAACCGGCGTCTGGCCGGACGACACCCTCGTCGTCGGCGACGCGCTCGCGTCGAACCCGGAGTGGATGGACGTGGCGGGATTCGACGGGGACGGATTCGACGCCGTGGTCGGCAATCCACCCTACGTACGGAGCCGCCACCTCCCGGCGGAGCGAAAAGACGATCTTCGGGAGCGGTACGATACGGTGACCGGGTCGTTCGACCTCTACGTGCCGTTCGTCGAGCGCATGGCCGAACTCGGAGGGAGGGTGTCCTGTATCGTCCCGAACAAGTGGACGACGGCGCGATACGGGCGACCCCTCCGCAACCGACTGCTCGACGAGCACCGATTGGTGGAACTGCTCGACGTGTCGAACGGCACGGTGTTCCCCGACGCGAGCGTCTACCCGCTGGTTCTCACGTTCGACTCCGGCGGCGGCCCGACCGAGGAGATATCGATTCGGCGGGGGGAGTCGAGCGACGGGACGGAGGAAACAGCGGAAACGACGCTCTCCCGGTCGTTCGTGGACGCGCTCGGCGACCGGGTGATTCCGGTGGGTATCGACCCCTCGTTCGGGTCGCTGGCGGAACGACTCGTCCGGGAGTTCGACGAACTCGGAGCGCACGTCGATATGACGGAGGGTATCCACACCGGCAACGTGCGGGAAAAGCTCGTCGTGGACGAACCGGGGCCGGACTGTGAAAAAGTCGTGGGCGGGGGGGACGTATCGCGCTACCGATTGGAGTGGGACGGCGACTGGGTTCGGTTCGACCCGTCGCTCATCGGCGACGGCGAGTACGGTGCCCTACGCGACCGGACGGTCTTCGACGGCGAGAAACTGCTCCTCCGAGACATCAGCGACCGTCCCGTGGCGACGTACGACGACGCCGGAACGTACGCGCTGAACACCCTCTTCAGCGTCCGGTCCCGCCCTCGTTCCGACCTGCCGCTACGGTACCTCCTCGCGGTCATCAACGCCACGGTTTCGGCCTGCTGGTTTCAGCAGGTGTACGGCGGCACGCACGTCAGCGGCGGCTATCTCCGGTTCAAGCCGATGTTCGCAAATCGGCTGCCGATTCCCGACGGCGAGGGAGAGCGCGACGAACTGGTCGCGCTGACGGAACGGTTGGAACGGCTTCGAGAGGCGCGAGCGGACATCGAAATCCGCCTTCCCGGAGGGGATGGGGATGAGGATGAAGAGGATGGGAGTCCAGAAGGAGATGAGGGTCCAGAAGAGGATGAGGGTGAGGGGGATGACGGCCCGCGACTCGGTGACCTCGTTCGGCGGGTCGGCACCGACTCGCCGTTGGCCGAGACGACGACGACGCGGGACGGGCTTCGCGTCGGGAACGTCAGCGTCGAGAGAGGAGTGGACGAACTCGTGTTCTCGGCGACGGCCCGCTATCGTCCCGCGGAAGAGCGGGCCACCGATACGTGGGGGTTCGCGGAGACGGAACCGATTCGAGCGCTCGTGTTCGAGGCCGACGGGCGGGAGGAGTGGCGCGACGTGCTCCCGTGGTACGTCCCGCGCCACGTCGAAAGCGACGGGTTCACCGAGGAGGCGCGGAAAACCATCTCGCCGCTCGACCGACTCGAATCGATTCGGCTCCCGTCGCTCGAAACCGCGACGGCGTTCGCGGAGCGGTGTCGGTCCGCGGCACAGGTGGACGCGAAAATTGAGCGGACGGATGCGGAAATCGACCGACTCGTCTCCCGAGCCTACGGACTCTCGGCGGACGAAATCGAACTGGTCGAGCGACTCGTGAACTGA
- a CDS encoding DUF7521 family protein — protein MNVTVIVITLKTLTLVLGGVITYFAFKAYRRTGSPALRSLAIGFGVVTLGALLAGLADQAFSVNRDFVLVIESTLTALGFAAIAYSLYAE, from the coding sequence ATGAACGTCACCGTCATCGTCATCACGCTCAAGACGCTCACGCTCGTCCTCGGCGGCGTGATAACGTACTTCGCGTTCAAAGCGTACCGCCGAACCGGCTCACCGGCACTCAGGTCGCTCGCCATCGGGTTCGGCGTCGTCACCCTCGGCGCTCTGCTCGCCGGACTCGCCGACCAAGCGTTCAGCGTGAACCGGGATTTCGTCCTCGTCATCGAAAGCACGCTGACCGCGCTCGGCTTCGCCGCCATCGCCTACTCGCTCTACGCGGAGTAG
- a CDS encoding ArsR/SmtB family transcription factor, whose amino-acid sequence MVRDLADDTPELQDVLDALDDPACRRIIMELRDPMTARELADATDIPLSTLYRKLDMLSEASLVDERTEIREDGHHTSRYRITVESVNISLTDEREFDVSIDRPPETTDERLERLWTEVRKET is encoded by the coding sequence ATGGTGCGGGATTTGGCAGACGATACGCCCGAATTACAGGACGTCCTCGACGCCCTCGACGACCCCGCATGCCGACGAATAATCATGGAATTACGCGACCCGATGACAGCGCGGGAACTCGCCGACGCGACGGACATCCCGCTCTCGACGCTCTACCGAAAGCTCGACATGTTAAGCGAAGCCTCCCTCGTCGACGAACGAACCGAGATTCGGGAGGACGGTCATCACACCTCCCGCTACCGAATTACGGTGGAATCGGTAAACATCTCTCTGACGGACGAGCGGGAATTCGACGTGTCGATAGACCGTCCACCGGAGACCACCGACGAACGCCTCGAACGGCTCTGGACGGAGGTGCGAAAGGAAACATGA
- a CDS encoding heavy metal translocating P-type ATPase produces the protein MTERTQLEIRGMSCANCSGTVSEALNSLDGVREANVNFATDEGTVEYDPEVVSLSEIYAAIEDAGYDPVRATTTIGITGMSCANCADTNRTALESVPGVVDAEVNYATDEASVEYNPAGVNRSALYDAVEEAGYEPVREDGTDGKEAEADARQAARDAEIRKQFRLTLFGAVLAAPLVFFMLEHLFFPEMVSETVFGVDVAVIQFLLATPVQIWLGKEFYGNAYNALVKNRTANMDVLIALGSTTAYVYSVAVMLSLIPGGTYFDSAVLILVFITLGNWLEARSKGQASDALRELLELEADTATVIEDDGEREIPLEDVEEGDLLRVRPGEKIPTDGIVVDGESATDESMVTGESVPVEKREGDEVIGATINENGVLTVRATKVGEETALQQIVGMVKEAQARQPEIQNLADRISAYFVPAVIANALLWGILWYLFPEALSGFVNGLPLWGLVAGGPNVAGGAVGAAGGVTVFEFAVVVFASAVLIACPCALGLATPTATMVGTAIGARTGVLFKGGDVLERVKDAETVVFDKTGTLTEGEMQLTDVVAIADETDPAMADGGADVLGAAADAETTTEELVLSAAASAERGSEHPLAKAIVAGADERGVEIEDPSSFENVPGHGIRAETSHGEVLVGNRKLLREAGIDTDPAEKTMERLEREGKTAMLVALDDRLLGVVANADEVKASAKEAVSDLRERGLTVLMLTGDNERTARAVAERVGIDPENVRAEVLPDEKAAVVEDVQAGGENAMMVGDGVNDAPALAAAFVGTAIGSGTDVAIEAADVTLMRDDPRDVVKAIRISAGTLSKIKQNLFWALGYNTAMIPLASLGLLQPALAAGAMAFSSVSVLTNSLAFRRYVPDHEYRLLGFLR, from the coding sequence ATGACGGAACGAACGCAACTCGAAATCCGTGGGATGAGTTGCGCGAATTGTTCGGGAACGGTCAGCGAGGCGTTGAACTCGCTCGACGGCGTACGGGAGGCGAACGTCAACTTCGCCACCGACGAGGGTACCGTCGAGTACGACCCGGAGGTCGTCTCGCTGTCCGAAATCTACGCGGCCATCGAGGACGCTGGATACGACCCGGTTCGCGCGACGACGACCATCGGAATCACGGGGATGTCCTGTGCGAACTGTGCGGACACGAATCGAACGGCGCTCGAATCTGTCCCGGGCGTGGTGGACGCCGAGGTCAATTACGCGACCGACGAGGCGAGCGTCGAGTACAACCCCGCCGGAGTGAACCGGTCGGCCCTCTACGACGCCGTGGAGGAGGCGGGCTACGAACCGGTCCGGGAGGACGGCACGGACGGGAAGGAAGCGGAGGCGGACGCCCGCCAAGCCGCGCGCGACGCCGAGATACGCAAGCAGTTCCGACTGACGCTGTTCGGCGCGGTGCTCGCGGCGCCGCTCGTCTTCTTCATGCTCGAACACCTGTTTTTCCCGGAGATGGTGAGCGAGACGGTGTTCGGCGTCGATGTGGCAGTAATACAGTTCCTTCTCGCCACGCCGGTTCAGATTTGGCTGGGTAAGGAGTTCTACGGGAACGCCTACAACGCGCTCGTGAAGAACCGGACGGCGAACATGGACGTGCTCATCGCGCTCGGTTCGACGACGGCGTACGTCTACAGCGTCGCCGTCATGCTGTCGCTCATCCCGGGCGGCACCTACTTCGACAGCGCGGTGCTCATCCTCGTGTTCATCACACTCGGCAACTGGCTCGAAGCCCGGTCGAAGGGGCAGGCCAGCGACGCGCTCCGCGAACTTCTCGAACTGGAAGCCGATACGGCGACCGTGATCGAGGACGACGGTGAACGAGAAATCCCGCTCGAAGACGTGGAGGAGGGCGACCTGCTTCGCGTCCGTCCCGGCGAGAAGATTCCGACGGACGGTATCGTCGTGGACGGAGAGAGTGCGACGGACGAATCGATGGTGACGGGCGAATCCGTCCCCGTCGAAAAGCGCGAGGGCGACGAGGTTATCGGCGCGACCATCAACGAGAACGGCGTGCTGACGGTTCGCGCGACGAAAGTCGGCGAGGAGACGGCGCTCCAGCAAATCGTCGGCATGGTGAAGGAGGCACAGGCCCGCCAACCCGAGATTCAGAACCTCGCCGACCGCATCAGCGCCTACTTCGTCCCGGCGGTCATCGCGAACGCGCTGCTGTGGGGAATCCTCTGGTATCTGTTCCCCGAAGCGCTCTCCGGGTTCGTGAACGGCCTGCCGTTGTGGGGACTAGTCGCCGGAGGTCCAAACGTGGCGGGCGGTGCGGTGGGTGCAGCGGGCGGCGTCACGGTGTTCGAGTTCGCCGTCGTCGTCTTCGCCAGCGCGGTACTCATCGCGTGTCCCTGCGCGCTCGGCCTCGCCACCCCGACGGCGACGATGGTCGGAACGGCCATCGGCGCGCGTACCGGCGTCCTGTTCAAGGGCGGCGACGTGCTGGAACGGGTGAAGGACGCGGAGACGGTCGTCTTCGACAAGACCGGGACGCTGACCGAGGGCGAGATGCAGTTGACGGACGTGGTGGCGATTGCCGACGAAACCGACCCCGCGATGGCGGACGGCGGGGCGGACGTACTCGGAGCGGCGGCGGACGCCGAGACGACGACGGAAGAACTCGTGCTCTCCGCCGCGGCCAGCGCGGAGCGGGGAAGCGAGCACCCGCTGGCGAAGGCCATCGTGGCGGGTGCGGACGAGCGCGGCGTCGAAATCGAGGACCCGAGTTCCTTCGAGAACGTGCCCGGCCACGGAATCCGGGCGGAGACGAGCCACGGCGAGGTGCTCGTCGGCAACCGGAAACTCCTTCGGGAGGCCGGAATCGACACCGACCCGGCGGAGAAGACGATGGAACGGCTCGAACGCGAGGGGAAGACGGCCATGCTCGTCGCGCTCGACGACCGCCTCCTCGGCGTCGTCGCCAACGCCGACGAGGTGAAGGCGAGCGCGAAGGAAGCCGTCTCGGACCTCCGAGAGCGGGGACTGACCGTGCTCATGCTCACGGGGGACAACGAGCGGACCGCCCGCGCCGTCGCGGAACGGGTCGGCATCGACCCCGAAAACGTCCGCGCAGAGGTGCTCCCCGACGAGAAGGCGGCCGTAGTCGAGGACGTGCAAGCGGGCGGCGAGAACGCGATGATGGTCGGCGACGGCGTGAACGACGCCCCGGCGCTCGCGGCGGCGTTCGTCGGCACCGCCATCGGCAGCGGCACCGACGTCGCCATCGAGGCCGCGGACGTGACGCTGATGCGCGACGACCCGCGCGACGTGGTGAAGGCGATTCGGATTTCGGCGGGAACGCTCTCGAAGATAAAGCAGAACCTCTTCTGGGCGCTCGGCTACAACACCGCCATGATTCCGTTGGCCTCGCTCGGACTGCTCCAACCCGCGCTCGCCGCGGGCGCGATGGCGTTCTCCAGCGTGAGCGTCCTGACGAACAGCTTAGCATTCCGACGGTACGTTCCCGACCACGAGTACCGCCTGCTCGGCTTCCTCCGCTGA
- a CDS encoding SPW repeat domain-containing protein → MRGKELIIGGTSLGVWLLAAPFVVYDAMLAPNFWNDVLMGVVVAALAFYGVVCTWRDRQVGIAAGGLLALLGLWQVTRPFAVATAGPIPKWGDAAVGVLLAFLGGRVVREARTAALERRSRSDVGGSGQS, encoded by the coding sequence ATGAGAGGAAAGGAACTCATCATCGGGGGAACGTCGCTCGGCGTCTGGCTGCTCGCCGCGCCGTTCGTCGTCTACGACGCGATGCTCGCACCGAACTTCTGGAACGATGTTCTCATGGGGGTCGTCGTGGCGGCGCTCGCGTTCTACGGCGTCGTCTGCACGTGGCGCGACCGACAGGTCGGCATCGCGGCGGGGGGACTGCTCGCCCTGCTCGGACTCTGGCAAGTGACGCGCCCGTTCGCCGTCGCTACCGCAGGACCGATTCCGAAGTGGGGCGACGCGGCCGTCGGCGTCCTGCTGGCGTTTCTCGGCGGGCGCGTGGTACGAGAAGCGCGGACGGCGGCGCTCGAACGACGCTCCCGAAGCGACGTGGGCGGAAGCGGACAGTCGTAG
- a CDS encoding acyl-CoA thioesterase, protein MHDTATLAESRTVMSEILMPNDANNLGRALGGSILHWMDICAAISSRRFSRRQVVTASMDHVDFLGPIDLGDIVTVEGYVFETGETSMEVVVSVRAERPSHDEKGETATSFFTMVALDDDETPTAVPALDCPTDDQKTLRDDALRRREKRRTSLSASR, encoded by the coding sequence ATGCACGACACTGCGACACTCGCCGAATCGCGGACGGTCATGAGCGAAATCCTGATGCCGAACGACGCCAACAACCTCGGTCGGGCGCTCGGTGGGTCGATTCTACACTGGATGGACATCTGCGCGGCCATCTCCTCGCGCCGGTTCTCCCGCCGACAGGTCGTCACGGCGTCCATGGATCACGTCGATTTCCTCGGTCCCATCGACCTCGGCGACATCGTGACTGTGGAGGGGTACGTGTTCGAGACGGGCGAGACGAGCATGGAGGTCGTGGTCTCGGTTCGGGCGGAGCGGCCCAGTCACGACGAGAAGGGAGAGACGGCGACGTCGTTCTTCACGATGGTCGCGCTGGACGACGACGAGACTCCGACGGCGGTCCCCGCCCTCGACTGTCCGACGGACGACCAGAAAACCCTGCGTGACGACGCCCTGCGCCGCCGCGAAAAGCGCCGCACGTCGCTCAGTGCGTCCCGATAA